The genomic DNA GCGGGTGCTTCGGTGCCGTGGTCCCCATCGCGGGCTTCGGGGAGCGGGAGGCGAGCGGTGCGGGCCATGAGTGCCTGCTCCGCTGTGGTGGCGTGGCCGCTGTGGACGCGGCGCATGAGCTGGTCGAGGGCATCGGCGAGGCCGGCTTCGTACTGCTCGGCATCACCGTGGTTGCCGTCAACGGCCTGGGCGCGGATGTGCTGCCAGGTGCGTTCGTCGAAGGGCCGGTGGACGTGGTCGCGGTGGATCCACGGAATCTCGGTGAGTTCACCGTCGGGAAGCCGGACCCAGACCTGGCGCACGTCGTGCGGGTTGTAGTGGATCTCCCATTTCCCGCCGCGGCCGGCGACGGGGGAGGCCTGGCCGCGGTGCGGGGCGAGGAGATCCGCGTCGTAGGTGCGGTGGTGGATGGTGATGCCGGCGGGGGTGATGGCCTGCCAGCGCACGGGCAGCAGTTCGAGGTAGTCGCGCCCGGTCAACGGGACGGGTACGTATCCGGCGACGGCGACGAGCGCGGCCCACATCTCGTTCGGCGTGAGTGCCTTCCTGGGCATCATCGGGTGGCGCAGCCCTTCGTGGGCCGGTGGTGGTAGTGCACCAGCCACTCATCGAGGAGGTCCTGGAGCTGGGCGACGCTGTAGCAGGCGTCTTTCTCGGTGTCGGGGCCGCGGCGGGTGACGTCGGATCCGGTGTAGCCGGGCAGGTGCTGGCAGAACAGGGCGTTGATGGAGCCGAAGGTGCGCTCGACGATGCCCTTCGCGGTGGGGGCGCGGGGCGGGGCGGGCTGGACGCTGATGCCGAGGCTCTCGCAGGCGGCGGTGAACGCCCGGGAGACGAAGATTTTGCCCCGGTCGACGACGATCATCTCGGGCAACACGACCGGCCGGGCCGCCGCACCGGCCAGACGCTCGTCCACAGTGGCCAGACGCTCGTGGGGAAGTGTGCGGGCGTGGTCCATGCGCAGGATGTCCGGCCAGGTCGGGCGGGCGGGGTGGGGGACGGCCATCTCCGCGAGCAGCAGGGCCGCATCCACGGCTTTGGTCGCGCTGGGGCACAGCACGGCGGCGAGGATGGCGCGGGTGGCGACGTCGACGGCGATAGTCAGCTCGGGCCGGGCCAGGCGCCCGTCGTCGAAGAGGGCCAGGACATCCAGGCGGGTGGTGTCGATCTGGACCTGCTCGCCCGGCCGCAGCGCCATGGCGGGGGTGAAAGCCCGCCCCTCGACACTCGCGGGCACCTGCCGCACCGGACCACTGGGCAGTTCACCGGGGCGGGCGAGGGAGGTGACGAGCCGGTACAGCGTGGCCTGGGACGGCACGGGCACCGCACCGGGGCCGTGCCGGTCCTTGAGGATCTGGTTGATCAGAGGGAACAGGCCGTTGATGGTGCCCGTGGAACGCCCGCGCCGGCGGCGCAGCGCCTCACGGACGGCGTCGACGACCCGTTCGTCGGAACGTCCGGTGGGGCTGGAGGCGCGGGTGGTCCGGTGGTCCAAGAGCCCCCACAGTCCCTGCTTGCGGTAGGCCAGGCGCATGCGCTGCACCGTCGTACGCGACACCCGCCCGAACCCCAGGACGGTCAGCTCCTCGGCCTTGGCCTGCTCCCGCTCGGCCAGCGTGTGCTGCTCGGGGTCGTACTGCGGCCGCACCACTCCACCGCTGCCGGGCCCGTCGGCAAGGCCGCATTCGACTTCCCGTACATGCCGCTGCCAGGCCAGGGCCTTCTCGCGCGCCGCGGCGGGCGCGGTCTCGAACAGCCCCCACTGCGGGGCCGCCTGCGGCACGTCGGCCCCGATGATGCTGAAGCCGGGATCGGCGAACAGGTACCCGGCGAGCACCGCCTCACCGCCGCCGTCCGGGCCGACGAGGTGAACGGTCTGCCCGGACAGGGCGGCCACCTGCCACTTCACACCGCGGAACCGGACCTGCGCCCGACCTTCACCGCCGGCCGCGCGTTGCGCCGCGCGCTCACCCGGCACCTCCCGTCTCGTCCGGACCGTTCCAGTCCCTGGGCCGACGAGGGCGCACTCGTGCAGCGGCGCCTCCAGGTTGGTCGTGAGCTCTCCGTGCCACAGGGCGTGGAAGACGGCGGGAAGAACCTCGATCGGGTCACCGACAGCTTCGGCTCCCTCGATCAGCGGCCGCGGCCGCGCGAACGCCTCCAGAAACCGCGGGCGTCAGGCCCAGGCGCCCGGCGTTGCGGGGATGGCGGTAGCCGGCCAGCCACTTCAGAT from Streptomyces sp. CMB-StM0423 includes the following:
- a CDS encoding Mu transposase C-terminal domain-containing protein produces the protein MMPRKALTPNEMWAALVAVAGYVPVPLTGRDYLELLPVRWQAITPAGITIHHRTYDADLLAPHRGQASPVAGRGGKWEIHYNPHDVRQVWVRLPDGELTEIPWIHRDHVHRPFDERTWQHIRAQAVDGNHGDAEQYEAGLADALDQLMRRVHSGHATTAEQALMARTARLPLPEARDGDHGTEAPAGSPAQQGDEGNDDSIDDLPDDDVSPAPATGFGLYNAHEEAATW